One stretch of Dyella jiangningensis DNA includes these proteins:
- a CDS encoding TIGR03013 family XrtA/PEP-CTERM system glycosyltransferase, whose translation MLRFLRRQSVRWLMLLGLCELLLLAMSLVIATYIRYGHNADELAEFTVHLPERALVFATAIVFGMVALGQYQSHMRMSRFGLMARQAVAFVLGGVLLVIGYYVLPQAYVGRGVLAIALLLGFILVLGIRIVFLQLVEVEALKRRVLILGAGTRASQIHNQMRRRTDRRGFCVVGYVPHARETVAVPEEQLIRTSLSLCEIIAREQIDEVVVGVDDRRGNLPMDDLLECRQLGITITDLTSFFERESGRLQLSFLDPSWLVFSGGFNGTPLRQLSKRCFDLVAASVLLLLCWPLMLIEVLAIRIESGAGQPILYRQERVGAHGCTFQLLKFRSMRTDAERDGIARWASKNDDRVTHVGRISRKLRIDELPQLWNVLKGDMSIVGPRPERPQFVADLDTKIRYYNLRHCLKPGLAGWAQLSYPYGATVEEAAEKLKYDLFYVKNHNLLLDLLILIQTVEVVLFGRGAR comes from the coding sequence ATGCTTCGTTTCCTGCGTCGGCAATCGGTACGCTGGTTGATGCTGCTCGGCCTGTGCGAGCTGTTGTTGCTCGCCATGTCGCTGGTCATCGCCACGTACATCCGTTACGGGCACAACGCGGATGAACTCGCCGAGTTCACCGTGCATTTGCCCGAGCGCGCCCTGGTGTTCGCCACCGCCATCGTGTTCGGCATGGTGGCGCTTGGGCAGTACCAGTCACATATGCGCATGAGCCGTTTTGGCCTGATGGCGCGCCAGGCGGTGGCCTTCGTGCTCGGCGGCGTGCTGCTGGTGATCGGCTACTACGTGCTGCCGCAGGCCTACGTGGGTCGCGGCGTGCTGGCCATTGCGCTGCTGCTCGGCTTCATCCTCGTGCTGGGCATACGCATCGTGTTCCTGCAGCTGGTCGAGGTGGAGGCGCTCAAGCGGCGCGTACTGATCCTCGGCGCCGGTACGCGCGCCTCGCAGATCCACAACCAGATGCGCCGCCGCACCGATCGCCGCGGCTTCTGCGTGGTGGGCTACGTGCCGCATGCGCGCGAAACCGTCGCCGTACCGGAGGAGCAGCTCATCCGCACGTCCCTCTCGCTGTGCGAGATCATCGCGCGCGAGCAGATCGACGAAGTCGTGGTCGGCGTCGACGATCGGCGCGGCAACCTGCCGATGGACGACCTGCTCGAATGCCGGCAGCTGGGCATCACCATCACCGACCTCACCTCGTTCTTCGAGCGCGAATCGGGACGCCTGCAATTGTCCTTCCTCGATCCGTCGTGGCTGGTGTTTTCCGGCGGCTTCAACGGCACGCCGCTGCGCCAGCTGAGCAAGCGCTGCTTCGACCTGGTGGCCGCTTCCGTGCTCCTGTTGTTGTGCTGGCCGCTGATGCTGATCGAGGTGCTGGCGATCCGGATCGAATCGGGCGCGGGCCAGCCGATCCTGTATCGGCAGGAACGCGTCGGCGCGCATGGATGCACCTTCCAGTTGCTGAAGTTCCGCAGCATGCGCACCGATGCCGAACGCGACGGGATTGCACGCTGGGCCAGCAAGAACGATGACCGCGTGACGCACGTGGGCCGCATCAGCCGCAAGCTGCGCATCGACGAGCTGCCGCAACTGTGGAACGTGCTGAAGGGCGACATGAGCATCGTCGGCCCGCGCCCGGAGCGCCCGCAGTTCGTGGCCGACCTCGACACCAAGATCCGCTATTACAACCTGCGCCATTGCCTCAAGCCCGGCCTCGCCGGCTGGGCGCAGCTGAGCTATCCGTACGGCGCCACCGTCGAGGAGGCGGCCGAGAAACTGAAGTACGACCTGTTCTACGTGAAGAACCACAACCTGCTGCTGGACCTGCTGATCCTGATCCAGACCGTGGAAGTGGTGTTGTTCGGACGAGGCGCTCGCTGA
- a CDS encoding 4'-phosphopantetheinyl transferase family protein, translating to MSPSPSLRMLVDGDLPKPGDTEALVVLFDCRHCMAFRDEATNLLSPAERQRSLRFRQPQHRDEYVIAHALWRIVLAEMLDTSPTHVPLASTSHGQPCLPGTGYATSLSHSGGQVAIAVARTACIGVDIERSPPRAGMQDLLKVVCTPEESHALQCLPPSVRDDAMLALWTRKEAVLKAFGVGLLVAPSSIAADAGVSISPPPLAADAIACIVRELMLPTGWVGALAAPEVITGLRLHWLSTQWRHASEDRPAM from the coding sequence ATGAGTCCATCCCCATCGCTACGCATGCTGGTGGATGGCGACCTGCCGAAGCCCGGCGACACCGAGGCGCTGGTCGTGCTGTTCGACTGCAGGCACTGCATGGCGTTTCGCGATGAAGCCACCAACCTGTTGTCGCCGGCCGAGCGCCAACGTTCGCTGCGCTTCCGTCAGCCGCAGCACCGCGACGAGTACGTGATCGCCCATGCGTTATGGCGCATCGTGCTGGCGGAGATGCTCGATACCTCGCCCACGCATGTTCCGCTGGCGAGCACGTCCCACGGGCAGCCCTGCCTGCCGGGCACCGGCTATGCGACCAGCCTCAGTCACAGCGGCGGACAAGTCGCCATCGCGGTTGCACGCACCGCGTGCATCGGCGTCGACATCGAGCGATCGCCACCGCGTGCCGGCATGCAGGATCTGCTCAAAGTCGTATGCACTCCCGAAGAGTCCCATGCGCTGCAATGCCTGCCGCCATCCGTGCGTGATGATGCGATGCTGGCACTGTGGACGCGCAAGGAAGCAGTGCTGAAAGCATTTGGCGTGGGACTGCTCGTGGCGCCATCGAGCATCGCCGCCGATGCAGGCGTATCGATTTCGCCGCCACCGCTCGCCGCCGACGCCATCGCGTGTATCGTGCGCGAACTCATGCTTCCCACGGGTTGGGTCGGCGCATTGGCCGCGCCCGAAGTCATTACCGGATTGCGACTGCACTGGCTTTCCACGCAGTGGCGGCATGCATCGGAAGATCGTCCCGCGATGTAA
- a CDS encoding GMC oxidoreductase, whose protein sequence is MIIDYLRGGHPAEVDADLCIVGGGAAGIAIARSFLGTPFNVCLIESGGLAGEDRSQALYEGSSAGDIEFDPGTSRMRVFGGSCNLWGGGCIPLGRQDMEQREWVPHSGWPIDYAELEPFYQRARDFCQIGALDFSDGSFAEPPFQSTLPFDRDTLVNQFFARSPILFGDAYRAELERAGNITVLLHGNLLELKTGHDGRHVREAHIGALNGARSVVRARHYVLACGGIENARLLLLSNSVVPEGLGNQHGVVGRYFMDHPSGKLGTLTAKAPHRITRPYERRRAKGAPAAFPEIALSPQFQRRHRVLNGRVHPFGVEGPLPRGIRALRELKTALRNSVPDESALLEARLSDALRNAPLGHVIAAPDNLGLTALKLGLGIGDLARACVHKLADRPTVPNSHIDLVGYFEQAPNPDSRITLGRELDAFGQRQVKVDWRLTSLDHETYRSSARVFGEQIATAGNGHFQLEPWLAEGGNAKPEVHGTAHHMGTTRMSDNPQTGVVDARCKVHGMDNLHIAGSSVFPTGGWAFPTFTIVALSMRLADELRDLLATCASSGLL, encoded by the coding sequence GTGATCATCGATTACCTGCGCGGGGGACATCCCGCCGAAGTGGACGCGGACTTGTGCATCGTCGGCGGCGGCGCCGCCGGCATTGCCATCGCGCGCTCTTTTCTCGGTACGCCCTTCAACGTCTGCCTCATCGAGAGCGGCGGCCTGGCCGGCGAAGACCGCAGCCAGGCGTTGTACGAGGGCAGTTCCGCCGGCGATATCGAATTCGATCCGGGCACGTCGCGCATGCGTGTGTTCGGCGGCAGCTGCAACCTGTGGGGCGGCGGCTGCATTCCGCTCGGCCGACAGGACATGGAGCAGCGCGAATGGGTGCCGCACAGCGGATGGCCCATCGACTACGCGGAGCTGGAACCGTTCTACCAGCGGGCACGCGACTTCTGCCAGATCGGCGCACTCGACTTCAGCGACGGCTCCTTCGCCGAACCGCCGTTCCAGTCCACGCTACCGTTCGACCGGGACACGCTGGTCAACCAGTTCTTCGCGCGCAGTCCGATCCTGTTCGGCGATGCCTATCGGGCGGAGCTCGAACGTGCGGGCAACATCACCGTACTGCTGCACGGCAACCTGCTGGAGCTGAAGACCGGCCACGATGGCAGGCACGTGCGCGAGGCGCATATCGGCGCGCTCAACGGCGCGCGTAGCGTGGTGCGCGCAAGGCACTACGTGCTGGCCTGCGGCGGCATCGAGAATGCGCGACTGTTGTTGCTGTCCAATTCCGTGGTACCCGAAGGGCTGGGCAACCAGCACGGCGTGGTCGGCCGCTATTTCATGGATCATCCCAGCGGCAAGCTGGGCACGCTGACCGCGAAGGCCCCGCATCGCATTACGCGTCCCTACGAGCGTCGGCGTGCGAAAGGCGCACCGGCGGCGTTTCCCGAGATCGCCCTGTCGCCGCAGTTCCAGCGCAGGCATCGCGTACTCAACGGGCGCGTGCATCCGTTTGGCGTGGAAGGGCCGCTGCCGCGCGGCATCCGCGCGTTGCGCGAGCTGAAGACGGCCTTGCGCAACAGCGTACCCGACGAAAGCGCCCTGCTGGAGGCGCGCCTGTCGGATGCGCTGCGCAATGCGCCGCTGGGCCACGTCATCGCTGCGCCTGACAACCTTGGCCTTACCGCGCTGAAACTCGGCCTCGGTATCGGCGACCTTGCGCGCGCCTGCGTGCATAAGCTCGCCGATCGCCCCACGGTGCCCAATAGTCACATCGACCTGGTCGGTTACTTCGAGCAGGCACCCAACCCCGACAGCCGCATCACGCTGGGCCGCGAGCTGGATGCGTTCGGCCAGCGGCAGGTGAAGGTCGATTGGCGGCTTACCTCGCTCGATCACGAAACCTATCGCTCGTCGGCACGCGTGTTCGGCGAACAGATCGCCACCGCGGGCAACGGGCATTTCCAGCTTGAACCCTGGCTGGCGGAAGGCGGCAACGCCAAGCCGGAGGTACACGGCACGGCGCACCACATGGGCACGACGCGCATGTCCGACAATCCGCAGACGGGCGTGGTGGATGCGCGATGCAAGGTGCATGGCATGGACAACCTGCATATCGCGGGAAGCTCGGTCTTTCCCACCGGTGGCTGGGCGTTTCCCACCTTCACCATCGTGGCGTTGAGCATGCGGCTGGCCGACGAGCTCCGCGACCTGCTCGCCACCTGCGCGAGCTCCGGCTTGTTGTAG
- a CDS encoding NAD-dependent epimerase, producing the protein MKVLVTGTAGFIGSHVAERLLARGDEVVGIDNLNDYYDVNLKKARLARFSDRPGYTHITADLSDRVAMERAFAEHRPQRVVNLAAQAGVRYAAENPHVYTSSNVTGFLHVLEGCRHHGVEHLVFASTSSVYGANTAMPFSEHKSAEHPLTLYAATKKANEQMAHSYAHLYGIPCTGLRFFTVYGPWGRPDMALFLFTKAILAGEPIRVFNHGKHKRSFTYVDDIVEGVIRTLDKVPSIDAAWDSNMPDPAVSGVAPFRLFNIGNERPVELLQYIEVLEQCLGCKATMELLPLQAGDVPDTEADVTDLIQAVGYRPQVSVETGVANFVRWYRDYYRV; encoded by the coding sequence ATGAAAGTGTTGGTTACCGGCACGGCCGGATTCATCGGTTCCCATGTGGCCGAGCGCCTGCTGGCGCGCGGCGACGAGGTGGTCGGCATCGACAACCTCAACGACTACTACGACGTCAACCTGAAGAAGGCGCGCCTCGCGCGCTTCTCCGATCGCCCCGGTTATACGCACATTACCGCGGATCTTTCCGATCGGGTGGCCATGGAACGCGCCTTCGCCGAGCACCGCCCGCAACGCGTGGTGAATCTCGCTGCGCAGGCGGGTGTCCGCTATGCCGCGGAGAATCCGCACGTCTACACCAGCAGCAACGTGACAGGCTTCCTGCACGTGCTCGAAGGCTGCCGCCACCACGGCGTCGAGCACCTGGTGTTCGCGTCCACCAGCTCGGTGTACGGCGCGAACACGGCAATGCCGTTCTCCGAACACAAGTCGGCGGAACACCCGCTCACGCTCTATGCGGCCACGAAGAAAGCCAACGAGCAGATGGCGCACAGCTATGCGCACCTGTACGGCATTCCCTGCACGGGCCTGCGCTTTTTCACCGTGTACGGCCCGTGGGGACGACCGGACATGGCGTTGTTCCTGTTCACTAAGGCGATACTCGCGGGCGAACCGATCCGCGTGTTCAATCACGGCAAGCACAAGCGCAGCTTCACCTACGTGGACGACATCGTCGAAGGCGTGATCCGCACGCTGGACAAAGTGCCGTCGATCGATGCGGCATGGGACAGCAACATGCCCGACCCGGCCGTCAGCGGCGTCGCGCCATTCCGGCTTTTCAACATCGGCAATGAGCGGCCGGTGGAACTGCTGCAGTACATCGAAGTGCTGGAGCAATGCCTGGGATGCAAGGCGACCATGGAGCTGCTTCCGTTGCAGGCCGGCGACGTGCCGGACACCGAAGCGGATGTAACCGACCTGATACAGGCCGTTGGGTATAGGCCGCAGGTGTCGGTAGAAACAGGCGTGGCCAACTTTGTACGCTGGTACCGAGATTACTACCGCGTGTGA
- the tviB gene encoding Vi polysaccharide biosynthesis UDP-N-acetylglucosamine C-6 dehydrogenase TviB → MQNLEDTKLAIIGLGYVGLPLAVEFGKRYDTVGFDINRARIEELRGGRDSTLEVNSEELAEAGRLRFSSELADLADRNVYIVTVPTPIDSAKRPDLTPLVRASEALSKVLKRGDTVVYESTVYPGCTEEVCVPILEKGSGLVFNRDFFAGYSPERINPGDKQHRVTSILKVTSGSTPEAADFVDRLYSSIITAGTHKASSLKVAEAAKVIENTQRDLNIALVNDLSILFNKLGIDTLEVLQAAGTKWNFLPFRPGLVGGHCIGVDPYYLTHKAQEVGHHPDVILAGRRTNDGMGVYVANEVIRLMVCKGINPVRARVLVLGLAFKENCPDLRNTRVVDIVHALHAYKAQVDVHDPWINADEAEHEYALSPVATPVPGDYDAVIVAVGHRQFIELGVDGIRGYGKPDSVVYDVKYVLPRDAVDGRL, encoded by the coding sequence ATGCAGAATCTGGAAGACACCAAGCTCGCCATCATCGGTCTCGGCTACGTCGGCCTTCCCCTGGCCGTCGAGTTTGGCAAGCGCTACGACACCGTCGGTTTCGACATCAACCGTGCCCGCATCGAGGAACTGCGCGGGGGGCGCGACAGCACCCTGGAAGTCAACAGCGAGGAGCTGGCCGAGGCCGGCCGCCTGCGCTTCAGCAGCGAGTTGGCCGATCTTGCCGACCGGAATGTTTACATCGTCACGGTGCCCACGCCGATCGATTCGGCCAAGCGCCCTGACCTCACGCCGCTCGTGCGCGCCAGCGAAGCGCTGTCGAAGGTGCTCAAGCGCGGCGACACCGTGGTATACGAATCCACGGTGTATCCCGGCTGCACGGAAGAAGTGTGCGTGCCCATCCTCGAGAAGGGTTCGGGCCTGGTGTTCAACCGCGACTTCTTCGCCGGTTACAGCCCGGAACGCATCAACCCGGGCGACAAGCAGCATCGCGTCACCAGCATCCTCAAGGTCACTTCCGGCTCCACGCCCGAGGCCGCCGATTTCGTCGACCGCCTCTACAGCTCGATCATCACGGCCGGCACGCACAAGGCCAGCTCGCTGAAGGTGGCCGAAGCCGCCAAGGTCATCGAGAACACGCAGCGCGACCTCAACATCGCCCTGGTCAACGATCTCTCCATCCTGTTCAACAAGCTCGGCATCGATACGCTGGAAGTGCTGCAGGCCGCCGGCACCAAGTGGAACTTCCTGCCCTTTCGTCCGGGCCTGGTCGGCGGCCACTGCATCGGCGTGGACCCCTACTACCTGACCCACAAGGCACAGGAGGTCGGGCATCACCCCGACGTGATCCTGGCCGGCCGACGCACGAATGACGGCATGGGCGTGTATGTCGCCAACGAAGTCATCCGCCTGATGGTGTGCAAGGGCATCAACCCGGTGCGTGCACGCGTGCTGGTGCTGGGCCTCGCCTTCAAGGAGAACTGCCCCGACCTGCGCAACACCCGCGTGGTGGACATCGTGCATGCCTTGCACGCGTACAAGGCCCAGGTGGACGTACACGATCCCTGGATCAATGCCGATGAGGCCGAACATGAGTACGCGCTGTCGCCAGTCGCCACGCCGGTGCCCGGCGACTACGATGCCGTCATCGTGGCGGTCGGGCACCGTCAGTTCATCGAACTGGGCGTCGATGGCATCCGCGGCTACGGCAAGCCGGATTCGGTGGTGTATGACGTGAAATACGTATTGCCGCGCGACGCCGTCGACGGTCGACTTTGA
- a CDS encoding TonB-dependent receptor yields MSALGLAMASTSALAAGAATDDHGTTPDPQDAQNLEGVKVRSTVVNTTSPKFTAPLLDTPRSVTVIPQEIIQQTAATSLLDVLRQVPGITFGAGEGGNPNGDRPIIRGFNSESSIFIDGIRSSGSQSREIFDVDQVEVLKGPSSAYTGRGGVGGSINLVTKAPKAEDFVRGTAGIGTDNYYRGTVDWNQQVGSDSAIRLNVMGHSNDIPGRDGPDFSRWGIAPSVTFGLHSATSVTLSYYHLQSDDTPDSGIPYNNPFAATSPYAYLNGDGRPYSVPRGTYYGWLDRDFQKQNDDVGSVLVKHDFGNGWLLRNTTLYGRSTNNYIWTQPDDSQGNFLLNGGVWRRNNNRDSSTTNLTNQTDLTGEFETGSLKHSFAAGLEISSEKTQRTSYLVDPAINAADTHNTGSIVNGACTPKYGIGAASNYWCTDAQHPTPNDPFNGAVIGGQNPTRIVTDTRSAWAFDTVEFNPQWSVNGGVRFDSFSTHSTATTTTTGVVTRLGNDSHFWNYQLGVVYKPAQNGSIYLSWGTSSNPPGVDAGDGADGIAVTNADLKPESSRNLELGTKWDVLDQRLSLTAAIFRSEKTNARVATGGRGSAQINAGDQRVDGIELGFSGAITERWSVYGGYTYLDSELVKVGPGEQANKGNEFPNTPKNSFTLWTTVAITSKWSVGGGAYYQDKVYGDTANRKWVPSYTRFDAMASYQVNPRLTLQLNVQNLTNKYYFDKAYASHYASVAPGRAGILTANFSF; encoded by the coding sequence ATGAGTGCGCTGGGACTGGCCATGGCGTCGACCTCGGCCCTGGCGGCCGGCGCGGCAACCGACGACCACGGCACAACGCCGGACCCGCAGGACGCACAGAACCTGGAAGGGGTGAAGGTGCGCTCGACGGTGGTCAACACCACCTCGCCGAAATTCACCGCGCCCTTGCTGGATACGCCACGCTCGGTCACCGTCATTCCTCAGGAGATCATCCAGCAGACGGCGGCGACGTCCTTGCTCGACGTGCTGCGCCAGGTTCCGGGCATCACCTTCGGCGCGGGCGAAGGCGGCAATCCCAACGGCGATCGCCCGATCATCCGCGGCTTCAATTCGGAGAGCTCGATCTTCATCGATGGCATCCGCAGCTCCGGTTCGCAGAGCCGCGAAATCTTCGACGTCGACCAGGTTGAAGTGCTCAAGGGACCGAGTTCGGCCTACACGGGGCGTGGTGGCGTGGGTGGCAGCATCAACCTGGTGACCAAGGCGCCCAAGGCCGAGGATTTCGTGCGCGGTACGGCCGGCATCGGTACCGACAATTACTACCGCGGCACGGTGGACTGGAACCAGCAGGTCGGCAGCGACTCCGCCATTCGGCTCAACGTGATGGGGCACAGCAACGATATTCCAGGCCGCGACGGGCCCGACTTCTCCCGCTGGGGCATCGCGCCGTCGGTGACGTTCGGCCTGCATTCGGCTACCAGCGTCACGCTGAGCTATTACCACCTGCAGAGTGATGACACGCCGGACAGCGGCATCCCGTACAACAACCCGTTCGCGGCGACGAGCCCCTACGCCTACCTCAACGGCGATGGCCGGCCGTATTCGGTACCGCGCGGCACCTATTACGGCTGGCTGGACCGCGACTTCCAGAAGCAGAACGACGACGTCGGTTCCGTGCTGGTGAAGCACGACTTCGGCAACGGCTGGCTGCTGCGCAACACCACGCTGTACGGCCGTTCCACCAACAACTACATCTGGACGCAGCCGGACGACAGCCAGGGCAATTTCCTGTTGAACGGCGGCGTCTGGCGCCGCAACAACAACCGCGACAGCAGCACCACCAACCTCACCAACCAGACCGATCTCACCGGCGAGTTCGAGACGGGCTCGCTCAAGCACAGCTTCGCCGCCGGCCTGGAAATCAGCAGCGAGAAGACCCAGCGCACCAGCTACCTGGTCGATCCGGCGATCAACGCCGCCGACACCCATAACACCGGTTCCATCGTCAACGGGGCCTGCACTCCGAAATACGGTATCGGTGCCGCGTCCAATTACTGGTGCACCGATGCGCAGCACCCGACGCCGAACGACCCGTTCAACGGCGCGGTCATCGGCGGCCAGAACCCGACGCGCATCGTCACCGACACGCGCTCGGCCTGGGCTTTCGACACGGTGGAGTTCAATCCGCAGTGGTCGGTGAACGGCGGCGTGCGTTTCGACAGTTTCAGCACGCATTCGACGGCCACCACGACCACCACCGGCGTGGTCACGCGCCTCGGCAACGACTCCCATTTCTGGAACTACCAGCTCGGCGTGGTCTACAAGCCTGCGCAGAACGGCAGCATCTACCTGTCCTGGGGTACCTCGTCGAATCCGCCGGGGGTGGATGCCGGCGACGGCGCGGACGGCATTGCCGTCACCAATGCGGACCTCAAGCCCGAAAGCAGCCGCAACCTTGAGCTCGGCACCAAGTGGGACGTGCTCGACCAGCGCCTCTCGCTCACCGCGGCGATCTTCCGCAGCGAAAAGACCAATGCCCGCGTCGCCACGGGTGGCCGCGGCAGTGCGCAGATCAATGCCGGCGATCAGCGCGTCGATGGCATCGAACTGGGCTTCAGCGGCGCCATCACCGAGCGCTGGAGCGTGTACGGCGGCTACACGTATCTCGACAGCGAGCTGGTCAAGGTCGGTCCGGGCGAACAGGCGAACAAGGGCAATGAGTTTCCCAACACGCCCAAGAACAGCTTCACGCTGTGGACCACGGTGGCGATCACCTCGAAGTGGTCAGTGGGTGGCGGCGCGTACTACCAGGACAAGGTGTATGGCGATACCGCCAACCGGAAGTGGGTCCCTTCGTACACGCGCTTCGATGCGATGGCTTCCTACCAGGTGAACCCGCGCCTGACGCTGCAGCTCAACGTGCAGAACCTCACCAACAAGTACTACTTCGACAAGGCCTATGCCTCGCACTACGCCTCGGTGGCGCCGGGCCGGGCCGGCATCCTGACCGCGAACTTCAGCTTCTGA
- a CDS encoding Fe2+-dependent dioxygenase, whose protein sequence is MLLHIPEVLTADELAICRQRLKQAPWADGRVTAGHQSALAKDNLQLPEDSAEAKELGQLVLDALGRNTTFFAGALPRHIFPPLFNCYRGGQSFGFHVDNAIRYDRRHGAGTPIRTDLSATLFFNDPDEYDGGDLVIEDTYGTHSIKLPAGDMVLYPSSSLHRVEPVTRGERTASFFWIQSLVRDEHQRRLLLEMDVSIQSLTQAQASHADVLRLTGVYHNLLRTWSET, encoded by the coding sequence ATGCTTCTGCACATTCCCGAAGTCCTCACCGCCGATGAACTGGCGATCTGCCGGCAGCGCCTCAAGCAGGCGCCATGGGCGGACGGACGGGTCACGGCGGGTCACCAGTCGGCGCTCGCCAAGGACAACCTGCAGCTTCCGGAAGATTCCGCGGAAGCGAAGGAACTCGGCCAGTTGGTGCTCGATGCGCTCGGTCGCAACACGACCTTCTTCGCTGGCGCGCTGCCGCGGCACATCTTCCCGCCGCTGTTCAATTGCTACCGCGGTGGCCAGTCGTTCGGCTTCCATGTCGACAACGCGATCCGCTACGACCGTCGCCACGGGGCAGGCACGCCGATACGCACCGATCTCTCGGCCACGCTGTTCTTCAACGATCCCGACGAATACGACGGCGGCGATCTGGTGATCGAAGACACCTACGGCACGCATTCGATCAAGCTGCCGGCCGGCGACATGGTGTTGTATCCCTCCAGCAGCCTGCACCGCGTCGAGCCGGTGACGCGTGGCGAGCGCACGGCGTCCTTCTTCTGGATCCAGAGCCTGGTTCGCGACGAGCACCAGCGTCGCCTGCTGCTGGAAATGGACGTCTCCATCCAGAGTCTTACCCAGGCCCAGGCATCGCACGCGGACGTGCTTCGGCTGACCGGCGTGTATCACAACCTGCTGCGGACGTGGTCCGAGACATGA
- a CDS encoding tetratricopeptide repeat protein, with amino-acid sequence MSCAQAAARADEFLHLLRTNPSRVHATLLAQALAGDAGSQLGVAQMYLEGIGCERNTGEALYWFQHAAHQGDAMSMNMLGRIHENGWGVPVSYELAAVWYREAAEHGSDWGMYNYAHVLANGRGVKADRAAAFHWFERAVDAGHARAMHFLGQYYEYGWETAPDAERAYALYRLSAEKGDYRGKCSWASVLTERGQIEQACALLRSAMDAAPAYFVEALRNDLRQSRHPQLRELAEHAVP; translated from the coding sequence ATGAGTTGCGCGCAGGCGGCCGCTCGCGCCGACGAATTCCTGCACCTGTTGAGGACGAATCCGTCGCGCGTGCATGCGACCTTGCTGGCGCAGGCGCTCGCCGGCGATGCGGGATCGCAGCTGGGCGTGGCGCAGATGTATCTCGAAGGCATCGGCTGCGAACGAAATACGGGCGAGGCGCTGTACTGGTTCCAGCACGCGGCGCATCAGGGCGACGCGATGTCGATGAACATGCTGGGCCGCATCCATGAGAACGGCTGGGGCGTGCCGGTCAGCTACGAACTGGCCGCCGTGTGGTACCGCGAAGCCGCCGAACACGGCTCGGATTGGGGCATGTACAACTATGCTCACGTGCTGGCCAACGGACGTGGCGTGAAAGCCGATCGCGCCGCGGCATTTCACTGGTTCGAGCGGGCGGTCGACGCCGGCCATGCGCGAGCCATGCATTTTCTCGGGCAGTACTACGAATATGGCTGGGAAACCGCGCCGGATGCCGAGCGGGCGTATGCGCTTTATCGCCTGTCGGCGGAGAAGGGCGATTACCGCGGCAAATGCAGCTGGGCCTCGGTGCTGACCGAGCGTGGCCAGATCGAGCAGGCGTGCGCACTGTTGCGATCCGCCATGGATGCCGCGCCCGCTTACTTCGTCGAAGCCCTGCGCAACGACCTGCGCCAGTCGCGGCATCCGCAGCTGCGTGAGCTGGCGGAGCATGCGGTGCCGTAA
- a CDS encoding DUF2076 family protein: MTPQEQQLLEDFLQRLVSAGGVAKDPQADALIRQRLAGQPDALYLLVQRSLLQQQALENAKAQIAQLQSQLGSQQGGGSFLGGQSPAWGAAPPPYPPQASASAPSWRERLFGGAPAQPPAAPSFLSQAATTAAGVAGGMFLFEGIESLIGGHHGGGFLGGGQPAVIENITENNNYYDDNNDRSLDHDGRDFASTDDFNDSSDGGFDDSDWS, translated from the coding sequence ATGACACCGCAGGAACAACAATTACTCGAAGATTTTCTCCAGCGGCTGGTCAGCGCCGGTGGCGTGGCGAAGGATCCGCAGGCCGACGCACTGATCCGCCAGCGGCTTGCCGGCCAGCCCGATGCGCTTTATCTACTGGTGCAACGCAGCCTGTTGCAGCAGCAGGCGCTGGAAAACGCCAAGGCACAGATCGCGCAACTGCAATCGCAACTGGGATCGCAGCAGGGCGGCGGCAGCTTCCTGGGCGGCCAGTCCCCCGCCTGGGGAGCCGCGCCACCGCCGTATCCGCCTCAGGCGTCCGCTTCGGCGCCCAGTTGGCGTGAACGCCTGTTCGGCGGCGCACCGGCGCAGCCGCCTGCCGCCCCGAGCTTTCTGTCGCAAGCCGCAACGACCGCTGCAGGCGTGGCGGGTGGCATGTTCCTGTTCGAAGGCATCGAAAGCCTGATCGGCGGCCATCACGGCGGCGGCTTCCTCGGTGGCGGCCAACCGGCGGTGATCGAAAACATTACCGAGAACAACAACTACTACGACGACAACAACGATCGATCGCTGGACCACGATGGCCGCGACTTCGCATCGACGGACGATTTCAACGACAGCAGCGACGGCGGTTTCGACGACAGCGACTGGTCCTGA